In Danaus plexippus chromosome 9 unlocalized genomic scaffold, MEX_DaPlex mxdp_26, whole genome shotgun sequence, the following proteins share a genomic window:
- the LOC116767374 gene encoding probable nuclear transport factor 2 isoform X1: MASMALNPQYDAIGKGFVQQYYALFDDPAQRANLANMYNETSFMTFEGVQLQGAVKIMEKLNSLTFQKIGRLITSVDSQPMFDGGVLIDVLGRLQCDEDPPHPYMQTFVLKPLGDSFFVQHDIFRLGIHDVA; this comes from the exons ATGGCATCTATGGCACTAAACCCACAATACGATGCAATCGGAAAAGGTTTTGTACAACAATACTATGCTCTGTTCGATGACCCGGCACAACGAGCAAATCTAgctaatatgtataat gAAACATCTTTTATGACTTTTGAGGGAGTTCAATTACAAGGTGCTGttaaaataatggaaaaactaaat AGTCTGACATTTCAAAAGATTGGTAGACTAATAACCTCAGTTGATtcccagcccatgttcgatgGAGGTGTTTTAATTGATGTCCTCGGTAGATTGCAG TGTGACGAGGACCCTCCACATCCATACATgcaaacatttgttttaaaaccacTGGGAGACTCTTTCTTTGTTCAGCACGACATATTCCGCCTCGGCATCCACGACGTCGCTTAA
- the LOC116767374 gene encoding probable nuclear transport factor 2 isoform X2 yields MASMALNPQYDAIGKGFVQQYYALFDDPAQRANLANMYNETSFMTFEGVQLQGAVKIMEKLNSLTFQKIGRLITSVDSQPMFDGGVLIDVLGRLQTDDDQPHAYFQTFVLKPIGISFYVEHDMFRLALHDV; encoded by the exons ATGGCATCTATGGCACTAAACCCACAATACGATGCAATCGGAAAAGGTTTTGTACAACAATACTATGCTCTGTTCGATGACCCGGCACAACGAGCAAATCTAgctaatatgtataat gAAACATCTTTTATGACTTTTGAGGGAGTTCAATTACAAGGTGCTGttaaaataatggaaaaactaaat AGTCTGACATTTCAAAAGATTGGTAGACTAATAACCTCAGTTGATtcccagcccatgttcgatgGAGGTGTTTTAATTGATGTCCTCGGTAGATTGCAG ACCGATGATGATCAACCACATGCATACTTCCAAACATTTGTGTTGAAGCCAATAGGAATCTCATTCTATGTTGAACATGACATGTTCAGACTGGCTCTTCATGATGTTTAA
- the LOC116767386 gene encoding transcription initiation factor TFIID subunit 2 yields the protein MKKERTGDNCRPFKLAHQILSLTGISFERRSVIGFVELTIVPLKDNLRYIRLNAKQCRIYRVCLNDQYEANFQYFDPFLDICQSDANTRSLEVFSQNHLSAAQKTDPDHNSGELHIQVPDDAAHLVGEGRGLRIGIEFSLESPQGGMHFVVPEGEGTMVEKSAHMFTYGHSARLWFPCVDSFAEPCTWKLEFTVDETFTAVSCGELLDVVYTPDHRRKTFHYVVNTPACAPNIALAIGPFDTYVDPHMNEVTHYCLPHLLQILKNTVRYLHEAFEFYEETLSTRYPYPCYKQVFVDETEDDATAYTTMSILSTHLLHSIAIIDQTYISRKAMAQAVAEQFFGCFITMQNWSDLWLAKGIPDYLCGLYSKKCFGNNEYRYWIQQELQEVVSYEEHYGGIVLDPWQPPASGARVEPKDVFYFPVRNVHTMSPRYIEVMRKKSHLVLRMLEQRIGQELLLQVFNKQLSLATNAANTKIGSGLWGHLLLSTNLFVKAIFTVTGKDMAVFVDQWVRTGGHAKFQLTSVFNRKRNTVELEIRQDSVHERGIRKYVGPLLVQLQELDGTFKHTLQIENTVVKADITCHSKSRRNKKKKIPLCTGEEVDMDLSAMDDSPVLWIRLDPEMSLLRSTVISQPDYQWQYQLRHERDVTAQSEAIDALHNYPEPATRKALTDIIENEQTHYKIRCRAAHCLTKVANAMISSWAGPPAMLTIFRKMFGSFAAPHIIKQNNFDNLQHYFLQKTIPVAMAGLRNIHGICPPEVVRFLLDLFKYNDNSKNHFSDNYYKAALVDALAATITPVISVLQPGAPITAESLSADTRLVLEEITRVLNLEKVLPCYKNTVTVSCLRAIRRLQQCGHLPSIPTVFRAYAQYGQYIDVRLAAFEGLVDFVRVDGKPEDLSYLLTAIENDPDPGVRHGLARLMVSMPPFERAQRHRLDTESVVHRLWNNINSQLSNDARLRCDLVDLYYTLYGLKRPICVPLPEIQAMMKQMHHKERERLDRERERAERGREKEKIREMDIKPVIKQEIEDIPVKDELDMGLDETMQVSELPVPVSSIKEEDDKIDVTTVHELPIRVYSDDSKREFSSDNAVPLPGIPGSCGPVGFEPGMFKLERDDPAAPKAKKKKKEKKKHKHKHKHKHSKEKSKDKDKLPRPPSTDTLRIKEETRETLSSFSSSQSPSEDISSMPSNMSF from the exons atgaaaaaagaaCGTACTGGCGACAATTGTCGcccatttaaatta GCCCATCAAATTTTGAGCTTAACAGGAATAAGCTTTGAAAGAAGAAGTGTGATA GGTTTTGTTGAGTTAACAATAGTACCCCTAAAGGATAACTTAAGGTATATTCGCCTAAATGCCAAGCAATGTCGTATATATCGTGTGTGCCTAAACGACCAGTATGAAGCCAACTTTCAGTATTTTGATCCTTTCCTTGATATTTGTCAAAGTGATGCCAACAC GAGATCCCTCGAGGTGTTTTCTCAAAACCATTTATCAGCTGCACAAAAGACAGATCCTGATCACAATTCTGGTGAACTCCACATACAAGTTCCAGATGATGCTGCCCACTTAGTCGGTGAAGGAAGGGGTTTGAGGATTGGCATTGAATTCTCTCTTGAATCCCCACAGGGCGGGATGCACTTTGTGGTTCCAGAAGGAGAGGGAACTATGGTtgag AAATCAGCACATATGTTTACATACGGCCATTCAGCACGACTCTGGTTTCCTTGTGTGGATAGCTTTGCTGAACCTTGCACTTGGAAGCTTGAGTTTACTGTAGATGAGACATTCACAGCTGTGTCTTGTGGGGAGTTATTAGATGTAGTGTACACACCTGATCATAGACGGAAGACATTCCACTATGTTGTTAATACTCCAGCCTGTGCTCCGAATATTGCGCTGGCCATTgg gCCATTCGATACCTATGTTGATCCACATATGAATGAAGTGACACATTACTGTTTGCCTCATCTCCTACAAATTCTCAAGAACACTGTGAGATATTTGCATGAGGCCTTtgaattttatgaagaaaCACTATCTACAAGATATCCTTACCCGTGTTATAAGCAAGTGTTTGTTGATGAG ACGGAAGATGATGCAACGGCATACACAACAATGTCAATACTTAGCACGCATCTTCTTCATTCAATTGCCATCATAGATCAAACATACATCAGTAGAAAGGCCATGGCCCAAGCTGTGGCTGAACAATTCTTTGGCTGTTTTATAACTATGCAGAACTGGTCCGATCTGTGGCTTGCCAAGGGTATACCTGATTACTTGTGTGGTCTTTACTCTAAGAAGTGCTTTGGTAATAATGAGTACAGATATTGGATTCAACAGGAATTACAagag GTGGTGAGTTACGAAGAGCATTATGGTGGTATAGTCCTCGATCCATGGCAGCCGCCAGCAAGCGGAGCTCGTGTTGAACCCAAGGACGTTTTCTATTTCCCTGTCAGAAATGTACACACCATGTCCCCTAGATATATCGAG gtaATGCGAAAGAAATCCCATCTGGTATTGCGGATGTTAGAACAACGAATAGGCCAAGAGCTGTTGTTACAAGTATTCAATAAACAGCTTTCGTTAGCAACAAACGCAGCAAACACAAAAATCGGTAGCGGTTTGTGGGGACATCTGCTTTTATCGACAAATTTGTTTGTCAAAGCTATATTTACTGTGACTGGCAAAGATATGGCCGTGTTTGTAGATCAGTGGGTTAGAACGGGCGGGCATGCTAAGTTTCAATTGACTTCCGTTTTCAACAGGAAAAG aaatacAGTTGAATTGGAAATTCGTCAAGACAGCGTTCATGAGCGTGGGATCAGGAAGTATGTGGGGCCTCTCTTAGTCCAACTACAAGAATTAGATGGAACTTTCAAACATACTTTGCAAATAGAAAATACTGTTGTAAAAGCGGATATCACGTGCCACAGTAAGAGTAGGAGgaataaaaagaagaaaattcCATTATGCACTGGAGAGGAAGTTGACATGGATTTATCTGCTATGGA tgaCTCACCAGTACTATGGATTCGGCTGGACCCAGAGATGTCCCTCTTACGAAGTACAGTGATATCCCAACCGGATTACCAATGGCAGTACCAATTACGTCACGAACGTGACGTCACAGCTCAAAGCGAGGCTATAGACGCGCTCCACAACTACCCCGAACCAGCTACCAGGAAGGCCTTGACGGATATCATAGAGAATGAACAGACACATTATAAAATCAGATGCCGGGCCGCGCACTGTTTGACTAAG GTTGCTAATGCCATGATAAGCTCGTGGGCGGGACCGCCGGCTATGTTGACGATATTCAGGAAAATGTTCGGATCATTCGCCGCACCGCACATcatcaaacaaaataacttcGATAATCTACAACATTACTTTTTGCAGAAAACTATACCTGTTGCTATGGCCG GTTTGAGAAATATCCATGGTATATGTCCACCGGAAGTCGTAAGATTTCTATTGGATCTGTTCAAATATAACGATAATTCAAAGAACCACTTCTCTGACAACTATTACAAAGCTGCTCTAGTCGATGCGCTGGCTGCAACCATAACTCCCGTCATATCTGTTTTACAACCC GGTGCTCCAATAACCGCGGAATCGTTATCAGCAGACACGCGTTTGGTCCTCGAAGAGATAACGCGCGTGTTGAATCTGGAGAAGGTGCTGCCGTGCTACAAAAACACGGTGACAGTCAGTTGTCTACGAGCTATCAGACGTTTACAGCAGTGTGGTCACTTGCCCAGTATACCCACAGTGTTTAGAGCGTACGCGCAATACGGGCAGTATATAG ATGTGCGTTTAGCAGCGTTTGAGGGTCTAGTGGACTTCGTACGAGTGGACGGCAAGCCAGAGGACCTGTCGTATCTGCTGACCGCTATAGAGAACGACCCTGACCCTGGCGTGAGGCATGGTCTGGCGCGACTCATGGTCTCAATGCCGCCCTTCGAGAGAGCTCAGAGACATAGACTTGACACGGAATCCGTCGTTCATAG ATTATGGAACAACATAAATAGTCAATTATCAAATGATGCAAGGTTGAGATGCGATCTCGTCGACTTGTATTACACGCTGTATGGCCTCAAACGACCTATATGCGTGCCCTTGCCCGAAATTCAGGCCATGATGAAACAGATGCATCACAAGGAAAGAGAAAGACTTGACAGAGAAAGAGAACGAGCAGAGAGGGGGAGGGAGAAGGAGAAAATAAGAGAAATGGACATAAAACCGGTTATCAAACAAGAAATTGAGGAT aTACCTGTGAAAGATGAGTTAGATATGGGTTTAGATGAGACGATGCAAGTAAGTGAGTTACCAGTACCGGTGTCAAGCATTAAGGAGGAAGATGACAAAATTGATGTCACAACAGTCCATGAGTTGCCGATCAGGGTTTACAGT gaCGATTCCAAACGCGAGTTTTCATCAGATAATGCGGTTCCTCTTCCCGGTATTCCGGGCTCGTGTGGTCCTGTGGGCTTCGAGCCGGGAATGTTTAAACTGGAGAGAGATGACCCAGCTGCACCGaag GCCAAAAAGAAGAAGAAGGAGAAAAAGAAGCACAAACACAAGCACAAGCACAAACACAGCAAAGAAAAAAGCAAAGACAAAGACAAGCTGCCGCGTCCTCCCTCCACAGACACGCTTCGTATTAAAGAAGAGACGAGGGAAACGCTGAGTTCATTCAGCTCAAGTCAGAGCCCCTCGGAAGATATATCATCAATGCCATCTAATATGAGtttctaa
- the LOC116767374 gene encoding probable nuclear transport factor 2 isoform X3, giving the protein MASMALNPQYDAIGKGFVQQYYALFDDPAQRANLANMYNETSFMTFEGVQLQGAVKIMEKLNSLTFQKIGRLITSVDSQPMFDGGVLIDVLGRLQIKLLGGIQYVYLRC; this is encoded by the exons ATGGCATCTATGGCACTAAACCCACAATACGATGCAATCGGAAAAGGTTTTGTACAACAATACTATGCTCTGTTCGATGACCCGGCACAACGAGCAAATCTAgctaatatgtataat gAAACATCTTTTATGACTTTTGAGGGAGTTCAATTACAAGGTGCTGttaaaataatggaaaaactaaat AGTCTGACATTTCAAAAGATTGGTAGACTAATAACCTCAGTTGATtcccagcccatgttcgatgGAGGTGTTTTAATTGATGTCCTCGGTAGATTGCAG ATAAAACTGCTAGGAGGAATACAATATGTCTATCTTAGGTGTTGA
- the LOC116767373 gene encoding uncharacterized protein LOC116767373: protein MWDSPYLTCLFLYIFSFQIIATNSRTSNIWKLDVEEGQIVDGTTLSQDDSDKPKINENDKVFNIITSTVYYGNTWTKHGFDMFCTDCQMYEQQRSNGENGEETSTETNVTDIEDEYLDCGKSVNFTYYDNLVGVARRHRHPNVPEPQVALIFTKKKSYKNGVTELDINALEKRLKKAKREKPKSVQLYNQIGNFWRIKGDTRQSIECFRRALAVSPYNAEVLLNLARVLFTLQYLDDAIYLTRRSLEVQPPDRSAWQQYFTLGEIFKAYGHYQEAAVHLKHALDLRPDFEPALIALKDIENIPEASVHVYTILIIVCLVMGVLLVILSSVDSGTDDEHKTQRHFNRAMAMRSLRGVVPGTRRKKYNS from the exons ATGTGGGATTCACCATACTTGACTTGTTtgtttctgtatatattttcatttcaaataatcgCAACTAATTCTCGCACATCAAATATTTGGAAATTGGATGTTGAAGAAGGTCAAATTGTTGATGGTACCACACTGTCGCAG GACGACTCAGATAAgccaaaaataaatgagaacgACAaagtattcaatataataacatcaaCAGTTTACTATGGTAATACATGGACAAAACATGGCTTTGATATGTTCTGTACTGATTGTCAGATGTATGAACAACAaag gtcTAATGGTGAAAATGGTGAAGAGACATCAACAGAAACAAATGTCACAGATATAGAAGATGAGTACTTAGACTGTGGCAAATCAGTTAACTTCACCTATTATGACAACTTGGTTGGTGTTGCCCGACGGCATAGACACCCAAATGTACCTGAACCTCAG GTTGCcctaatatttacaaagaagAAATCCTATAAAAATGGTGTGACAGAATTAGACATAAATGCTTTAGAAAAGAGGCTCAAGAAAGCCAAAAGAGAGAAACCAAAGTCAGTTCAACTTTACAACCAAATTGGGAACTTCTGGAGAATTAAAGGTGACACAAGACAGTCCATTGAGTGCTTCCGACGGGCACTCGCTGTGTCACCTTATAATGCTGAA gTCCTGTTAAATCTCGCCAGAGTACTGTTTACACTTCAGTACTTAGACGATGCGATCTACTTGACGCGTCGCTCGCTAGAAGTACAACCGCCTGACCGCAGTGCTTGGCAACAATACTTCACACTTGGAGAAATTTTCAAAGCATATGGACATTATCAG GAGGCAGCTGTACATTTGAAACACGCGCTGGACTTGCGGCCGGACTTCGAGCCCGCGCTTATAGCGCTCAAGGACATTGAGAACATACCGGAGGCTTCGGTTCATGTGTACACCATACTTATTATTGTTTGTCTg GTGATGGGTGTCCTGCTTGTCATTTTATCATCAGTTGACAGCGGCACAGACGATGAACATAAGACACAAAGACATTTTAACCGGGCGATGGCGATGCGGTCCCTTAGAGGAGTCGTCCCTGGCACCAGACGAAAGAAGTACAACTCATAA